Below is a window of Bacteroidales bacterium DNA.
TATATCCCTCTAAATAAGCTTTAAGCAACTGAACTACTTTGCTGGCATTGGCTTTAAAAACAGCAAATACAGCCTCCATACTTACAGCTTCTACATCGGTTTTCCAAGAATCGTAATCGGTGCTCATTGCAATAGCGGCATAAGGAATTTCTAATTCATTGGCCAGAGCAGCTTCTGGTGCAGTGCTCATATTTATTAAATCAGCTCCCCAAGAACGGAACATATGACTTTCTGCGCGAGTAGAAAAGCGAGGTCCTTCAATAGTGACAACAGTTCCTTTGCAATGATAATCGATATTTTGTTTTTTGCAAATATCAGCTAATGTCGACTGTAAATCTTTATCAAAAGGATCGGCCATAGCTACATGCTTTATTTCTCCATTTTCAAAATCATCGAAAAAAGTTATCGCTCTAAAACGTGTAAAATCAATAAACTGATCTGGAAAAACAAGATGCCCAGGTTCTATTTCTTCACGCAAGCTTCCAACAGCCGTGG
It encodes the following:
- the mtnP gene encoding S-methyl-5'-thioadenosine phosphorylase, giving the protein MDIFEEKLNPMTKEKIAIIGGSGLEKLELQKNAETIHINTPYGEPSSTIFKSTFPKAEVFFLSRHGLKHEHSPSKVNNRANIWALKQLGCTKIIATTAVGSLREEIEPGHLVFPDQFIDFTRFRAITFFDDFENGEIKHVAMADPFDKDLQSTLADICKKQNIDYHCKGTVVTIEGPRFSTRAESHMFRSWGADLINMSTAPEAALANELEIPYAAIAMSTDYDSWKTDVEAVSMEAVFAVFKANASKVVQLLKAYLEGY